The Comamonas sp. GB3 AK4-5 genome includes a region encoding these proteins:
- the rpiA gene encoding ribose-5-phosphate isomerase RpiA: protein MTTSAAPLTQDELKTLVGQAAVAYVTPGDIVGVGTGSTVNKFIDALAPIKDQIKGAVSSSVASTERLKALGIPVFDANEVDSLAVYIDGADEIDGQGHMVKGGGAALTREKIVAAMAQRFVCIVDASKLVKALGAFPLPVEVIPMATQQIVRRFAAMGGQATLRLKDGQPLVTDNGQHILDVRGLSVTDPLAFESEVNQWPGVVTVGVFAHQKAHICLMGTAEGVKNIAYTL, encoded by the coding sequence ATGACGACCTCTGCTGCACCCCTCACCCAAGATGAACTCAAAACCCTGGTCGGCCAGGCAGCCGTGGCCTATGTGACGCCGGGTGACATCGTGGGGGTGGGCACGGGCTCTACGGTCAACAAATTCATCGATGCCCTGGCCCCCATCAAGGACCAGATCAAGGGCGCGGTCTCCAGCTCCGTGGCCAGCACCGAGCGCCTGAAGGCACTGGGCATCCCCGTGTTCGACGCGAATGAGGTGGACAGCCTGGCGGTCTACATCGACGGCGCCGATGAAATCGACGGCCAGGGCCATATGGTCAAGGGCGGTGGCGCCGCACTGACGCGCGAAAAAATCGTTGCTGCCATGGCCCAGCGCTTTGTCTGCATTGTCGATGCCTCCAAGCTGGTGAAGGCCCTGGGTGCCTTCCCGCTGCCGGTGGAAGTGATTCCCATGGCCACGCAGCAAATCGTGCGCCGCTTTGCCGCCATGGGCGGCCAGGCCACGCTGCGCCTCAAGGACGGCCAGCCCCTGGTGACCGACAACGGCCAGCATATCCTGGACGTGCGTGGCCTCTCGGTGACCGACCCGCTGGCTTTTGAGTCCGAAGTCAACCAGTGGCCCGGCGTGGTCACCGTGGGCGTGTTTGCCCACCAGAAGGCCCACATCTGCCTGATGGGAACGGCAGAGGGCGTGAAGAATATTGCCTACACGCTCTGA
- a CDS encoding quinone-dependent dihydroorotate dehydrogenase, translating to MSLIPYALLRPFLFSMDPEAAHDFTMNALARGQNTPLQCAWSNELVNDPVTLAGLHFPNRVGMAAGLDKNARVIDGLAAMGFGFVEVGTVTPKGQPGNPKPRMFRIPEAKALVNRLGFNNDGLDAFIANVKKSTARQQGKPMLLGLNIGKNAATAIEDATRDYLTCLEGVYPHADYVTVNISSPNTKNLRALQSDEALDALLAAIADRREELAALQGRRVPIFVKIAPDLDDTQVDVIAATLRRHGMDGVIATNTTISREAVKGMAHAEETGGLSGAPAFEASNRVIRLLRAALGKDFPIIGVGGIMRAEDAVAKIQAGADVVQIYSGLIYAGPELILQSARALRDMR from the coding sequence ATGTCCCTTATTCCCTACGCCCTGCTCCGCCCCTTTCTGTTCAGCATGGATCCCGAAGCCGCCCACGACTTCACCATGAACGCTTTGGCCCGGGGCCAGAACACGCCGCTGCAATGTGCCTGGTCCAATGAACTGGTGAACGACCCCGTCACGCTGGCCGGCCTGCACTTTCCCAACCGCGTGGGCATGGCTGCCGGTCTGGACAAGAACGCCCGCGTGATCGACGGTCTAGCCGCCATGGGCTTTGGCTTTGTGGAGGTGGGCACCGTCACCCCCAAAGGCCAGCCGGGCAACCCCAAGCCCCGCATGTTCCGCATTCCCGAGGCCAAGGCTCTGGTCAACCGCCTTGGCTTTAACAACGACGGGCTGGACGCCTTTATCGCCAACGTCAAAAAGTCCACAGCTCGCCAGCAGGGCAAGCCCATGCTGCTGGGCCTGAACATCGGCAAGAACGCCGCCACGGCCATTGAAGACGCTACCCGCGACTATCTGACTTGCCTGGAAGGCGTCTACCCCCACGCCGACTATGTGACGGTGAACATCAGCTCGCCCAACACCAAGAATCTGCGCGCCCTGCAAAGCGATGAGGCGCTGGACGCGCTGCTCGCCGCCATTGCCGATCGCCGCGAGGAATTGGCCGCCCTGCAAGGCCGCCGCGTGCCGATTTTTGTGAAGATTGCGCCCGACCTGGACGATACCCAGGTGGATGTGATTGCCGCCACGCTGCGCCGCCACGGCATGGATGGCGTGATTGCCACCAACACCACCATCAGCCGCGAAGCCGTGAAAGGCATGGCCCATGCCGAGGAAACCGGCGGCCTCAGCGGCGCGCCCGCCTTTGAAGCCAGCAACCGCGTGATCCGCCTGCTGCGCGCAGCCCTGGGCAAGGACTTTCCCATCATCGGCGTGGGCGGCATCATGCGCGCCGAAGATGCGGTGGCCAAGATTCAGGCCGGGGCTGATGTGGTGCAGATCTATAGCGGCTTGATCTATGCCGGCCCTGAGCTCATCCTCCAATCCGCCCGCGCCCTGCGCGATATGCGATAG